The DNA segment AAGCATGCGGCAGTTTCTGCAGGTGCCCTCTACCCTTGATATCGTGTATGAGGATGAACACATCCTGTTGATCAATAAGCCGAAGGGCTTGCGGGCCCACAGTGATACCAGTGAGGTCCAGGATAATCTGGCTGACCGCCTGCTGCATTATCTGTATGAGTCGCAGGAATATGATCCGGCTCATGAACAAAGCTTTACCCCGGCTCTGTGTCACCGCATTGACCGCAATACGCAGGGACTGGTGATTGCCGCAAAAACAGCGGCAGCCCTTCGCTGCATGAATGAGAAAATCGCTGCCAGGGAAGTGGAAAAGAAATATCTGTGCATCATACAGGGAAGTCTGCGCAAACAGCAGGATCATATCGTCCTGTATCATCGTAAAAAGGAGCAGGATAACATTGCAGAGGTCATCGAGCATGAACAGGAAGGCTATGCCCGCATGGAAACCAGCTATCGCGTTTTACAGGATAAAGGCAGCTATTCCCTTGTTGAGGTTGAACTGCACAGCGGTAAAAGTCATCAGATCCGCGCGCTTATGAGCTGGCTGCGACATCCGTTGCTTGGGGATGTAAAGTATGGGGCGGATAAAACAGCACAGAAGCAGTATCAGGCGCTGTGTGCCTATTATGTGGCTTTCCATTTTCATGACGGGGATTGCTGTCTGCAGTATCTGAATGGGAAGACATTTCAGTTATCGGATACAGATGTGGAACGCCGGTTTTCTGCTATTTCAAATAGCAAAAGAAGACAGCACCGTTAAATATTTACAACAGCCGGATACAGGCAGCTTTAAAAGCATCAAGCTGGAAGGAACTGCCATATAAAAATTACATGCAATCGCTTGCTTTTATGAAAAAGAGGTGTATAATCAGTTAAGTTGAAAATAAAAGGAGAGAGTTTATGGAATCTTATCGTTACCTGCTGGACGTGGCGCTGATTCTTCTCAGCACGAAGGTATTCGGACTGCTTACCAGAAGAATAGAAATGCCGCAGGTCGTTGGGGCGCTTGTAGCAGGCTTGCTGCTGGGGCCGGCATTTTTTAATATCGTACAGGAATCGGAATTCCTGGATCATATTGCAGAAATCGGTGTTATCGTACTGATGTTCTCTGCAGGTCTGGAAACAGATATCACAGAGCTGAAGAAAAGCGGGAAAAACAGCTTTGTCATTGCACTAATCGGTGTTCTGGTACCGCTGCTTGCAGGTTATGTTCTGGCATCCTTTTTTAATACAGAGCCGGATGCATTCCTGCAGAATATGTTTATCGGTGTTATCCTGACGGCAACCTCTGTGAGTATCTCCGTTGAAACGCTCAAGGAGATGGGAAAGCTCTCCACCCCGAGTGGAAATGCGATTCTGGGGGCTGCTTTGATTGATGATATTCTTGGAATCGTTGCATTGACCATCATTACCGGTATGGCAGACACCTCAGTGCAGCTGGGAGAGGTCATGCTGAAAATCGTTGCCTTCTTTGTTCTCGCAGTAATTGTTGGAATCTTTGCCCGCAAGGGGATTGAGAAATTCTTTGACCGCTATCAGAAGGTACATCGCCGGTTTTCCATTCTGAGCTTTGCCTTCTGTCTGCTGTTTGCCTATGTTGCGGAAGCCTTCTTCGGTGTAGCGGATATTACCGGGGCATTTATCGCCGGATTGATTATCAGCGGTACAAGCCGCTGCAATTATGTGCAGATGCGTATTGAAACCTTATCGTATCTCTTGATTTCCCCGGTCTTTTTTGCGAGCATCGGTTTAAAGGTTGTTCTGCCTGAAATGAGCACCAGCATTATGATTTTCTCTGTGCTGCTTCTGGTGCTGGCGATTCTGACGAAGATTGTCGGCTGCGGACTTGGGGCTAAGCTGTGCAAGTATGAAACAATACAGAGTCTGCGTATCGGAATCGGAATGGTATCCCGTGGAGAGGTTGCGCTGATTGTTGCCAGTAAGGGGATGAAGGTTGGCTTGATGAATGATGCATTTTTCGGCCCGATCATCATTATGGTCGTACTGACAACGGTTGTTACACCGATCTTGTTGAAAATAGTGTTCAGAAGCCGTGAAAATGATCCGGATGTTTATGCATCTTCAGAGCTGATTGAGGATTATGAAAAAATCGAGCAGAACGAAAAGCTGGCGCAGAAGGTGCTGGAACAGAGCTGATTTTGATTTAAGTCATGGAAAGCGTGTAGGAACACATATATAAGAGTATATCGTGTAAGAATTTACAGTGAAAGAGTGCATGGTAAAAGGGTATATAAGTAAAAATATATATATGTAGAAATGTATGTAAAGGAATATATATCGGAAAATATATGTAAAATAGAGAAGCAGGTGTTGTGAAATGCATAGCCCGCTTTTTTTATGCTGCATGAGGCTGTTGTTGATGCTGTATGAGAAATAATCGTTGTATCCTATGCGTATATGATGCCTGTGCTTTAATACTTCTATACGAAAAACGCTCAGAAACGCAAAACCTGGATCAAATAGGAATCGGTATCACTGCTGCGTATATAGGATCGTATATGTGCAGATTCTGCTCAGTAAATGATAGTATAGGGGAAACTGTTGATTTTTGTGGACTGCTTTACTTAATCTAATCGAGTCTATATGAACGCAATTCCTATACGTTTCGGATATGGAAGCAATCTCACTCTTACGGCAACAAAATCAGAAACAAGGCGTTTTGTACACATGGCTTCTAAGCTGTCCTGTATGGAAAGCATTTTTGCCTGCTGTATCCTGAGGATACATCTTTGTTCATCGCTAAGCTGCCTCACCATTTTTTAAATTGTGAGAATTTATGTTTTGTTTATATTTTACATTCCTGATTTTCTTCTCCTGAAAGAAACAATTCCTGCAAATGATGCAGAAAATCCGACACTTTTTAAATCAGAAACATACAGCAGGCCTTGTGTACAGAAAAAGGGGTTTCACAAATGCTTTGTTTACAAAATTTTCATAAGGTAAAAAATACATGGAAAAAGGATAGAAAACCGCAATTTTTACAGGGGATTTCCGGAACCGATTTCATGAAAAAAAGGAGTGAATTCTTCGCTTGCACACCAAAATAAAAAGGTGTATACTTCTAGAAGTTTGGTGAACGGCCAAACGATTCGGTGGTATAATAAGGATAAAGGAGGTGTCGTTTTTTGGAAGAAATCATTCGTAAAATCGTTGATGCCGACAAGCAGGCAAGAGCGCGTGTCGAGCAGAAGCAGAAGGAACGCCACAACATCCAGAATCTGATACAGGACCAGAGTATGGAAATAAGAGAAAAGTATCGAAAAGAAACAGAACGCTGTATAACAGAGAAACGCGAAGAGATGGACGCGGATCTGTCAAAGGCTATGCAGCAGGAAGAAACCGTCTATGAGGAGGCATTGCAGGCTCTGCAAAAGAAATTTGACGAGCATAAGGATGAATGGGTTTCACAGATTGTGGAACGAACACTGGCAATGTAGCTGAATGGTAGCCTGTACACGTTGGGAGGTGATGTGTATATGAGTATGGCAGAAGGTGTTATTGTGGCGAAAGCCAGAAGCATGCACGGAGAAGCGCTGGATGAAGAAATGTATCAGGAGCTGCTGCATAAGAAAAGCGTGGCGGAAATCGCCGGTTACCTGAAGCATGAAACCTCCTATGCGGCAGCCCTAAAGGATGTGCGGGAAAACAATATTCACCGCGGTCAGCTGGAAAGCATTCTGCGTCAGGAGATTTTTAAAAAAACGATGAAGCTGTACCGTTATGCGGATGCGGCCTTGAAGCCGTATTATAAGCTGCATATGCAGCAGATCGAAATTGATCTGATCCTGTCCCGTATCCGGGTTTTGATTTCTCAGGAGTATGAAGCAGCCATTGCGGAATTTCCTATTTTCCTGAAGCCGTATACCAGCTTTGACCTGCTGCGGCTTGGAAATGTTCACAGCTTTGATGAACTGCTGGATGTTTTAAAGAATACCATGTATTATGCAATACTTCTTCCTTTCCGTGTAAAAAAAGGGCAGGAAAATGATATTGATTATACAAAAATGGAAACGCAGCTGCAGGTGCAGCATTACACCCATACCTTTCAGGTGATTGACAAGACGCTGAAGGGAAAAAGCAGAAAAGCGGTCAAGGAGTTTTTTGCAATGCAGATCGAACTCAGCAATATCGAGAAAATCTACCGTTACAAAAAATACTTTAACGCCCGTGAAGACATTATCCGCGAATCCCTGGTACCGGTGCATGAGCATCTGTCCGCTGCCTTTGTGGAGGAGCTGATCGCACAGCCCAATGCACGCGCATTTATCAAGCTGCTGCAGAGCAGCACGTACCGTTTGGGAATCGAGGATATGGAAAAGGATTACGTATATATCGAACAGTATACGGATTCCTTCCTGTATGAAAAGGCAAAAAAGAATATTTACTATTCTCTGGATGCCCCACTGGTATTTACCAGCTATCTGTATACCGCAGAGCGTGAGCTGGAAAATATCATCAATATTATCGAAGGTGTGCGTTACCACGTATCCATTGAGGATATGCAGCGCATGCTGATCTACTAGAAAGGAGAATGTTCATGGCAATTTCAAAAATGAAACTGGTCAACATCCTTGCGGATAATGAATATCTCAACGATGTACTTTTGAAATTCGTGGAACTGGATTACTTTCATCCGGAACCGGCCAGCAAGTTTGTGGACAGTGTACACGGACTTACCACGCTGAGTGATGAAAATCCGATTACCGATGTGCTGACGCATTTCCATGAGGTGCTGCAGGACATGGATATGACACTTCCTGTAAAGGATGTGAAAAACGGGGAATATGATCTGGAAGGCATCCGTTCCTATATAGACGGAATCCACGGGCGCTTTGAAAACGGTGCAGCGATACGCCGCGAGCTGGAAACCGTGATCCAGGAAAACCGCGATGCACTAACACAGGTACAGAATATCGAAAGCATCGACCTGAATCTGGATGATTTGTTTGAATGCAAATATATTAAAATCCGGTTTGGAAGACTGCCGATCGACAGTGTTGAAAAGCTGCAGTATTACCGCAACCGCCCGTTTGTATTCAAATCGTTCAGTACCGATGATACGTATAGCTGGTGTGTGTATTTCACAACAGCAAAATACGAGGGAGATGTGGACAATATCTTTTCCTCTTTATACTTTGAACGTATCCGAATTCCGGAGTTTGTACACGGAAATCCGAAACAGGCCAAGGAAACACTGCAGGAGGAAATCGACAACGATCTCAAGCAGCTGCAGCATGTGAATGAGGTCATAGATGCCTTAAAGGCTGAATGCATGGACAATTTCGCTGACATCAAGGCGGAGCTGGAGTTTATAAACCACACCTTTGAAGCCAGAAAATATGTACTGGGTCTCGGTGAGAGATTCTCCATTACAGGTTTTGTGGTTGAAGAAGATGTGCCAAAATTGAAGGAAACATTCTCAAATTTGAAGGAGGTGGAAATCGAAGTCAGGCCTGCCCATAGCGACAAGCGACTTTCGCCTCCGACCAAATTAAAGAATGGGTGGTTTGCCAGGCCCTTCTCGATGTTTGTAGAAATGTATGGCACCCCCGAATATGAGGGAATCGATCCAACGCCCTTTGTAGCGTTTACGTATTCACTTCTGTTCGGTATTATGTTTGGCGATCTGGGACAGGGAATCGTCCTGATCCTGGTCGGCTATCTATTTTATAAATGGAAAGGCATGCGCCTTGGGGAAATCGGCATGCGCATCGGTATCTTCTCCAGTATCTTTGGTGTTGTATACGGATCCGTGTTCGGTAACGAGGAGCTGCTGAACCCGTTGTATAAAACGGTGTTTGGTCTTTCCGAAAAGCCGGTTGAGGTTATGACCAGCAACTTCATCCCTGTACTGCTTGTCATGGCAGTGGGGCTGGGAGCGATTCTGATCGTAATCAGTATTGGCATCAATCTGTATCTGCAGATTAAAAATAAAAATTATGGTGAGCTGTTCTTTTCACAGAACGGGGTTGCCGGCCTTGTATTTTATATATCTCTCATCGGTGGTGGCGCTTATCAGCTCATGAGCGGAACAAGCGTTATCACCAATCCAATCTTTGCCGTTATCTTTCTGCTTGTACCGCTGGTACTGATTTTCCTGAAAGAAGCGCTGGAGAGAAAAATGGACAACAGGGAGATGTTCCCGGATGGCTTTGGAGGCTTCTTTGTGGAAAGCTTCTTCGAGCTATTTGAAATCTGCCTTTCATTTATCACCAATACCATCTCCTATCTGCGTGTCGGCGGCTTCGTCTTATCCCATGCGGGGATGATGATGGCTGTCATGCTGATTATGGACATGGCTGGAGGTGCTGGATGGATCGTGCTGATCCTGGGAAATATCTTCGTCATGTGTCTGGAGGGTATGATTGTTGGAATCCAGGTGCTTCGTCTGGAATTCTATGAAATGTTCTCCCGTTATTTCACGGGGAACGGAATCGTGTTTAAATCACTGAATGATTAAAGGAGGAACTATCATGTTAAACATGTTTGAACTTTTATTGCCGCTTATTCTGATCGCATTGATCTCTTTACCGCTGGTAAACGTATTTAGAGGAAAGAAAAGTGTATCTGTAGCAAAGCGCCGTATGATTACGCACGTTTGCTTCTTCTTCGCTATTGTGCTGGGAACAGTGTTCTTCAGCGCAACAAAGGCTTATGCTGCTGGTGCGGATGATGTCACAATGAAAATGGCAGGCTCCATCGGTCAGGGTCTTGGCTTCATCGCCGCTGCACTTGCGACCGGACTTTCCGCACTTGGTGCAGGTATCGCCGTAGCTGCTGCTGCTCCAGCCGCAATCGGAGCCTTCTCTGAAAACGAGAAAAACTTCGGTAAATCCATGATCTTCGTTGCCCTGGGTGAAGGTGTTGCTATCTACGGTCTTTTGATCTCTATCTTCATTATCTTCATGAAGCTGTAATACGGGTGGTGATCCTTCGTGAAATTCTACCTGCTCAGTGATAACATCGATACCCAGATGGGGATGCGTCTGGCAGGGATCGAAGGGGTGGTCGTCCATGAGCGTCATGAGGTTCTAAAAGAGCTGGAGCGTGTGATGCATATGGAGGATGTTGCCATCGTTTTGATGACGACAAAGCTGATTGAAACCTGCCCCGAGGTTATTTCTGAATTAAAACTGA comes from the Erysipelotrichaceae bacterium 66202529 genome and includes:
- a CDS encoding stress protein, producing MEEIIRKIVDADKQARARVEQKQKERHNIQNLIQDQSMEIREKYRKETERCITEKREEMDADLSKAMQQEETVYEEALQALQKKFDEHKDEWVSQIVERTLAM
- a CDS encoding ATPase; the encoded protein is MLNMFELLLPLILIALISLPLVNVFRGKKSVSVAKRRMITHVCFFFAIVLGTVFFSATKAYAAGADDVTMKMAGSIGQGLGFIAAALATGLSALGAGIAVAAAAPAAIGAFSENEKNFGKSMIFVALGEGVAIYGLLISIFIIFMKL
- a CDS encoding cation:proton antiporter, translated to MESYRYLLDVALILLSTKVFGLLTRRIEMPQVVGALVAGLLLGPAFFNIVQESEFLDHIAEIGVIVLMFSAGLETDITELKKSGKNSFVIALIGVLVPLLAGYVLASFFNTEPDAFLQNMFIGVILTATSVSISVETLKEMGKLSTPSGNAILGAALIDDILGIVALTIITGMADTSVQLGEVMLKIVAFFVLAVIVGIFARKGIEKFFDRYQKVHRRFSILSFAFCLLFAYVAEAFFGVADITGAFIAGLIISGTSRCNYVQMRIETLSYLLISPVFFASIGLKVVLPEMSTSIMIFSVLLLVLAILTKIVGCGLGAKLCKYETIQSLRIGIGMVSRGEVALIVASKGMKVGLMNDAFFGPIIIMVVLTTVVTPILLKIVFRSRENDPDVYASSELIEDYEKIEQNEKLAQKVLEQS
- a CDS encoding ATP synthase subunit F yields the protein MKFYLLSDNIDTQMGMRLAGIEGVVVHERHEVLKELERVMHMEDVAIVLMTTKLIETCPEVISELKLKQKKPLIVEIPDRHGSAKIGETIDRYVSEAIGVKL
- a CDS encoding RluA family pseudouridine synthase, which produces MKEFYIGENDADQRVDKFIQKTMKTMPKSLMYKYIRNKKIKVNRKRCEISQRLALGDTMQCYIAEEFYETQSMRQFLQVPSTLDIVYEDEHILLINKPKGLRAHSDTSEVQDNLADRLLHYLYESQEYDPAHEQSFTPALCHRIDRNTQGLVIAAKTAAALRCMNEKIAAREVEKKYLCIIQGSLRKQQDHIVLYHRKKEQDNIAEVIEHEQEGYARMETSYRVLQDKGSYSLVEVELHSGKSHQIRALMSWLRHPLLGDVKYGADKTAQKQYQALCAYYVAFHFHDGDCCLQYLNGKTFQLSDTDVERRFSAISNSKRRQHR
- a CDS encoding aspartyl beta-hydroxylase; the encoded protein is MSMAEGVIVAKARSMHGEALDEEMYQELLHKKSVAEIAGYLKHETSYAAALKDVRENNIHRGQLESILRQEIFKKTMKLYRYADAALKPYYKLHMQQIEIDLILSRIRVLISQEYEAAIAEFPIFLKPYTSFDLLRLGNVHSFDELLDVLKNTMYYAILLPFRVKKGQENDIDYTKMETQLQVQHYTHTFQVIDKTLKGKSRKAVKEFFAMQIELSNIEKIYRYKKYFNAREDIIRESLVPVHEHLSAAFVEELIAQPNARAFIKLLQSSTYRLGIEDMEKDYVYIEQYTDSFLYEKAKKNIYYSLDAPLVFTSYLYTAERELENIINIIEGVRYHVSIEDMQRMLIY
- a CDS encoding V-type ATP synthase subunit I, with amino-acid sequence MAISKMKLVNILADNEYLNDVLLKFVELDYFHPEPASKFVDSVHGLTTLSDENPITDVLTHFHEVLQDMDMTLPVKDVKNGEYDLEGIRSYIDGIHGRFENGAAIRRELETVIQENRDALTQVQNIESIDLNLDDLFECKYIKIRFGRLPIDSVEKLQYYRNRPFVFKSFSTDDTYSWCVYFTTAKYEGDVDNIFSSLYFERIRIPEFVHGNPKQAKETLQEEIDNDLKQLQHVNEVIDALKAECMDNFADIKAELEFINHTFEARKYVLGLGERFSITGFVVEEDVPKLKETFSNLKEVEIEVRPAHSDKRLSPPTKLKNGWFARPFSMFVEMYGTPEYEGIDPTPFVAFTYSLLFGIMFGDLGQGIVLILVGYLFYKWKGMRLGEIGMRIGIFSSIFGVVYGSVFGNEELLNPLYKTVFGLSEKPVEVMTSNFIPVLLVMAVGLGAILIVISIGINLYLQIKNKNYGELFFSQNGVAGLVFYISLIGGGAYQLMSGTSVITNPIFAVIFLLVPLVLIFLKEALERKMDNREMFPDGFGGFFVESFFELFEICLSFITNTISYLRVGGFVLSHAGMMMAVMLIMDMAGGAGWIVLILGNIFVMCLEGMIVGIQVLRLEFYEMFSRYFTGNGIVFKSLND